One window of Panulirus ornatus isolate Po-2019 chromosome 13, ASM3632096v1, whole genome shotgun sequence genomic DNA carries:
- the LOC139752622 gene encoding uncharacterized protein has product MTSASVHVVVIVAVLTVVAADPGYPRPAPCYPKTQYVTHYKTQIQQIPVYKTVYHTEVVPTTLYQTHYQTEYVTKYQTQYVPKYVTETVYKTQVQYVTQVKTQYQTQYQTQYVTTSQYVSTYITKTQYQTRYVTQTHYQTVYKTEYQPHYVTETQVQYQTQYQTQVVPEYVTVTKTQQTYKTVCPKPSYGY; this is encoded by the exons ATGACGTCCGCTAGTGTTCATGTGGTTGTCATTGTGGcggtgttgacagtggtggcgGCTGACCCCGGCTATCCTCGTCCAGCTCCCTGCTACCCCAAGACCCAGTATGTTACTCACTACAAGACTCAGATCCAGCAG ATTCCGGTGTACAAGACGGTCTACCATACAGAGGTTGTCCCCACTACCCTCTACCAGACCCACTACCAGACCGAGTATGTCACCAAATACCAGACCCAATACGTTCCTAAGTATGTCACCGAAACAGTCTACAAGACACAAGTCCAGTACGTGACTCAGGTCAAGACACAGTATCAGACCCAGTATCAAACCCAGTATGTCACTACCTCCCAGtatgtctctacctacatcaCCAAGACCCAATACCAAACCCGCTATGTAACCCAGACCCATTATCAGACCGTTTATAAGACTGAATACCAGCCTCACTACGTGACGGAGACCCAGGTTCAGTACCAGACCCAGTACCAAACCCAAGTGGTGCCCGAGTATGTGACCGTCACCAAGACCCAGCAGACCTACAAGACCGTCTGCCCCAAGCCTTCCTATGGCTACTGA
- the LOC139752623 gene encoding uncharacterized protein gives MTTMIARVVVAFLAVVAAVVAEPSYPKPCYPKTHYVTHYETKVQQVPVYSTVYKTQVVPTTFYQTQYQTQYVTKYQTQYVPQYVTQTVYKTQVQYVTQIKTQYHTQYQTTYVTTTQYVPQYITKTQYQTQYVTQTQYQTVYKTVYKPQYVTKTQVQYHTQYQTQVVPEYHTVTQTQHTYKTVCPKPAYGH, from the exons ATGACAACCATGATTGCTCGTGTGGTGGTGGCTTTCCTGgctgtggtggcggctgtggtagCTGAGCCCAGCTATCCCAAACCCTGCTATCCCAAGACACATTATGTCACCCATTACGAGACGAAGGTCCAGCAG GTTCCCGTGTACTCGACCGTGTACAAGACCCAGGTCGTCCCTACTACCTTCTACCAGACACAGTACCAAACCCAGTACGTCACCAAGTACCAGACCCAGTATGTTCCCCAATACGTTACCCAGACAGTCTACAAAACCCAAGTCCAATACGTCACTCAGATCAAGACCCAGTACCACACCCAGTACCAAACCACTTACGTCACCACTACCCAGTATGTACCACAATACATCACCAAGACCCAGTACCAGACCCAGTACGTAACCCAGACCCAGTACCAGACCGTATACAAGACTGTGTATAAGCCACAGTACGTCACCAAGACCCAGGTGCAGTACCACACCCAGTACCAGACCCAAGTGGTCCCGGAGTACCACACCGTCACCCAGACCCAGCACACGTACAAGACCGTCTGCCCCAAGCCTGCCTACGGCCACTGA
- the LOC139752624 gene encoding uncharacterized protein, with the protein MTTMIARVVVAFLAVVAAVVAEPSYPKPCYPKTHYVTHYETKVQQVPVYSTVYKTQVVPTTFYQTQYQTQYVTKYQTQYVPQYVTQTVYKTQVQYVTQIKTQYHTQYQTTYVTTTQYVPQYITKTQYQTQYVTQTQYQTVYKTVYKPQYVTKTQVQYHTQYQTQVVPEYHTVTQTQHTYKTVCPKPAYGH; encoded by the exons ATGACAACCATGATTGCTCGTGTGGTGGTGGCTTTCCTGgctgtggtggcggctgtggtagCTGAGCCCAGCTATCCTAAACCCTGCTATCCCAAGACACATTATGTCACCCATTACGAGACGAAGGTCCAGCAG GTTCCCGTGTACTCGACCGTGTACAAGACCCAAGTCGTCCCCACTACCTTCTACCAGACCCAGTACCAGACCCAGTACGTCACTAAGTACCAGACCCAGTATGTTCCCCAATACGTCACCCAGACAGTCTACAAGACCCAAGTCCAATACGTCACTCAGATCAAGACCCAGTACCACACCCAGTACCAAACCACTTATGTCACCACTACCCAGTATGTACCACAATACATCACCAAGACCCAGTACCAGACCCAGTACGTAACCCAGACCCAGTACCAGACCGTATACAAGACTGTGTACAAGCCACAGTACGTCACCAAGACCCAGGTGCAGTACCACACCCAGTACCAGACCCAAGTGGTCCCGGAGTACCACACCGTCACCCAGACCCAGCACACGTACAAGACCGTCTGCCCCAAGCCTGCCTACGGCCACTGA